From a region of the Pseudomonadota bacterium genome:
- the clpP gene encoding ATP-dependent Clp endopeptidase proteolytic subunit ClpP: MGILRMPYVLEQTPQGQRQLDIYTRLLTDRVVFLTGEINDDVADVIIAQFFYLESAESKKDIYFYINSPGGVVTAGLAIYDTMQYISCDVATICLGQAASMGAVLLAAGARGKRMAMPNARVMIHQPLGGAQGQASDVEIQAKEMVRMKQRLNEILVEHTCQSMEVIRKDTDRDFFLTAEEAVEYGLIDKVIKKRS; this comes from the coding sequence ATGGGAATTTTAAGAATGCCGTATGTTTTAGAACAGACGCCGCAGGGACAGAGGCAGTTGGATATTTATACGAGGCTTTTGACTGACAGAGTGGTTTTTCTGACAGGTGAGATCAATGATGATGTGGCAGATGTTATTATTGCCCAGTTTTTTTATCTGGAGTCAGCAGAGAGTAAAAAGGATATTTATTTTTACATCAACAGCCCCGGTGGAGTGGTAACGGCAGGTCTGGCTATTTACGACACCATGCAGTATATCTCCTGCGATGTGGCAACCATCTGTCTTGGCCAGGCGGCATCCATGGGCGCTGTGCTTTTAGCTGCCGGGGCCAGGGGAAAGAGGATGGCAATGCCCAATGCCAGAGTAATGATTCATCAGCCTCTTGGCGGAGCGCAGGGGCAGGCGTCTGATGTTGAGATACAGGCAAAGGAAATGGTCAGGATGAAGCAGCGGTTAAATGAAATCCTTGTTGAGCATACATGCCAGTCCATGGAAGTAATCAGAAAGGATACAGATAGAGATTTTTTTCTGACGGCTGAAGAGGCAGTGGAATATGGTCTTATAGATAAAGTGATAAAAAAGAGAAGCTGA
- a CDS encoding serine/threonine-protein kinase — MSFFSDIKKLFKKEQPAHAAGKDEAAIPAKAPNKGGTVLRKPDEVEPIVENRSDEDAEASPWKVDRIILNEYIIERELGQGGMGTVYLVAKRASDGTRFAVKTLLSSVLKDEIYKNLFMKELRTWIELPEHPHITACRFFRTVDDRLAIFAEYIDGGTLRDWIRGKKLNSLEKILDAAIQTAWGLEAAHTQGVIHQDMKPANVLMTKDGTAKITDFGLARAKNTLGVDRLTGDIPKSAGVSTLGMTKEYCSPEQAAWQELAHKTDIWSWGLSVFEMFKGSATWGPGTIAMHALEEYIKSKPAPDLPRLPESVAAVLRRCFEDELSKRWDNLGEAAKELIEIYRKETGKEYHRKKPEIKSRQGLEDITHDRRTIRGTKWEDPRVHLAEALKLSGRDQSELEALLKEQKGSRKAQALLDLEVYERVLSLHSNLIEQGRKEFQTTLASLLVHKAFVHEDVADVPGAIAMYDKAIQIYERLVNEEGKTEPSNALADVYINKANAVMQLGDNRFAAEISDKAIQIYERLVDEEGKTEFSNNLARVYMNKAIAVSALGDNRFAAEISDKAIQIYERLVDEEGKTEFSNGLATVYMNNAVAVSALGDKLSAVELYEKAIQIYERLVNKEGKTEFSNGLATVYMNKAVAVMQLGDNRFAAEIYEKAIQIRERLVNKEGRTELTGDLAWVKIYKATVLDILGETQKAREEFQQALPALRKEVQSTRRADLANVLKWAETNLQHLM; from the coding sequence ATGAGCTTTTTCTCGGACATTAAAAAGCTTTTTAAGAAAGAACAGCCTGCCCATGCAGCAGGAAAAGATGAGGCAGCTATCCCTGCCAAAGCGCCAAACAAGGGTGGAACCGTCTTACGTAAACCGGATGAAGTTGAGCCAATTGTTGAAAACAGGTCAGATGAGGATGCCGAGGCTTCTCCATGGAAGGTCGATAGAATCATCCTAAATGAGTACATTATTGAGCGTGAATTGGGTCAAGGCGGTATGGGAACCGTGTATCTGGTTGCAAAAAGAGCATCCGATGGCACCCGCTTTGCGGTAAAGACGCTTCTTTCATCAGTGCTTAAAGATGAGATATATAAGAATCTATTCATGAAAGAACTCAGGACATGGATAGAGCTTCCCGAACATCCTCACATCACAGCCTGCAGGTTTTTCCGCACGGTGGATGACCGGCTCGCCATCTTTGCGGAATACATAGACGGCGGCACGCTCCGTGACTGGATCAGGGGAAAGAAGCTCAACAGTCTTGAGAAGATACTTGATGCTGCAATTCAAACCGCATGGGGTCTTGAGGCAGCGCACACTCAAGGCGTGATTCATCAGGACATGAAGCCTGCCAATGTGCTTATGACCAAAGACGGCACTGCCAAGATTACTGATTTTGGCCTTGCCCGTGCGAAAAACACCCTTGGTGTGGACAGGCTGACGGGGGACATACCAAAATCCGCAGGAGTAAGCACCCTCGGCATGACTAAGGAGTATTGTTCACCTGAGCAGGCAGCCTGGCAGGAACTTGCGCACAAAACAGACATATGGAGCTGGGGGCTTTCAGTATTTGAGATGTTTAAAGGCTCTGCAACATGGGGGCCTGGAACCATTGCCATGCATGCCCTTGAAGAATACATTAAAAGCAAGCCTGCTCCTGATCTTCCCAGGTTGCCTGAAAGCGTAGCAGCAGTATTGAGGCGCTGTTTTGAGGATGAGCTTTCAAAGCGCTGGGATAATTTAGGAGAAGCAGCAAAGGAACTTATAGAAATTTACCGAAAGGAAACAGGCAAGGAATATCATCGCAAGAAACCTGAAATAAAGTCCCGGCAAGGCCTTGAAGATATTACCCATGACCGAAGGACAATAAGAGGTACAAAGTGGGAGGATCCGAGGGTGCATCTTGCAGAGGCATTGAAGCTCTCGGGCCGTGATCAGTCTGAGCTTGAGGCTCTACTAAAGGAGCAGAAGGGTTCAAGAAAGGCGCAGGCGCTTCTGGATCTGGAAGTGTATGAACGGGTTTTGAGTCTACATTCTAACCTAATAGAACAGGGGAGAAAGGAATTCCAAACAACTCTTGCATCGCTTTTAGTCCACAAGGCATTTGTTCATGAAGACGTAGCTGATGTTCCGGGGGCTATTGCGATGTATGATAAGGCGATACAGATATATGAGAGGCTTGTGAACGAGGAGGGCAAGACTGAGCCTTCAAATGCCCTTGCTGATGTCTACATCAACAAGGCAAATGCGGTAATGCAGCTTGGAGACAACCGTTTTGCAGCAGAGATATCTGATAAGGCGATACAGATATATGAGAGGCTTGTGGACGAGGAGGGTAAGACTGAGTTTTCAAATAATCTTGCCAGGGTCTACATGAACAAGGCAATTGCCGTAAGTGCCCTTGGAGACAACCGTTTTGCAGCAGAGATATCTGATAAGGCGATACAGATATATGAGAGGCTTGTGGACGAGGAGGGTAAGACTGAGTTTTCAAATGGTCTTGCCACGGTCTACATGAACAATGCAGTTGCCGTAAGTGCCCTTGGAGACAAGCTTTCTGCGGTAGAGCTATATGAGAAGGCGATACAGATATATGAGAGGCTTGTAAACAAGGAGGGTAAGACTGAGTTTTCAAATGGTCTTGCCACGGTCTACATGAACAAAGCAGTTGCGGTAATGCAGCTTGGAGACAACCGTTTTGCAGCAGAGATATATGAGAAGGCGATACAGATCAGGGAGAGGCTTGTGAACAAGGAGGGCAGGACTGAGCTGACAGGTGATCTGGCATGGGTAAAGATATACAAGGCGACTGTTTTAGATATTTTGGGAGAGACACAAAAGGCAAGAGAAGAATTTCAGCAAGCCTTGCCTGCCCTGCGCAAAGAGGTGCAAAGCACACGCCGGGCTGATCTTGCGAATGTGTTGAAATGGGCAGAGACAAATTTGCAGCACCTTATGTGA
- a CDS encoding transposase has product MNTEDSFSVFGIDGKEYVIFSLIAGMDRSGFSECMKAISSNSNDLSDVVVAMESTGSYHMNLFSFLTSEEIRTIVVNPLLIINFSKLSLRKTKTDKKVAHTIARFLFAQKDSMDQFFVHQCMDLKDIARERKFVL; this is encoded by the coding sequence TTGAATACAGAGGATTCATTTTCTGTATTCGGTATTGACGGAAAGGAATATGTAATATTTTCTCTTATTGCCGGTATGGACAGAAGCGGTTTCTCCGAATGCATGAAGGCAATCTCTTCTAACAGCAATGATCTCTCTGACGTTGTGGTTGCTATGGAATCTACCGGATCGTATCATATGAACCTTTTCTCTTTCTTGACTTCAGAAGAAATCCGCACGATTGTTGTAAATCCCTTACTCATCATAAATTTCAGTAAGCTTTCTTTGAGAAAGACAAAAACTGATAAGAAGGTTGCCCATACTATAGCACGATTTCTTTTTGCACAGAAAGATTCCATGGATCAGTTTTTTGTCCACCAGTGTATGGACCTGAAGGATATTGCGAGGGAGAGGAAGTTTGTCTTATAG